One part of the Eucalyptus grandis isolate ANBG69807.140 chromosome 10, ASM1654582v1, whole genome shotgun sequence genome encodes these proteins:
- the LOC104423423 gene encoding NAC domain-containing protein 90, protein MEEYPTGFRFYPTEEELISFYLHNQLHGLKQDKLHRVIPVLDIFDTEPWNLPQLAGELCREDREQWFFFAPLQEREARGGRPSRSMATGYWKATGSAGYVHSSDNKVIGVKKSMVFYVGKPPTGRKTQWKLNEYRAIELSPTIPNPTSSNISIPKLRREFTLCRVYVVSGSSQAFERRPPEVVPRETTIQGGNDATSNEGGGCEDASSSSAVVANADSSHPWEMASLEGPIWDWEQLKWL, encoded by the exons ATGGAGGAGTACCCGACAGGTTTCAGGTTCTATCCAACCGAGGAAGAGCTCATTTCGTTCTACTTGCACAACCAGCTTCACGGCCTTAAGCAAGACAAGCTTCATCGTGTCATCCCAGTCCTCGACATTTTCGACACTGAGCCATGGAATCTCCCAC AGCTTGCGGGAGAGCTGTGCAGAGAAGATAGAGAGCAGTGGTTCTTCTTCGCGCCCTTGCAGGAGAGGGAGGCCAGAGGAGGGCGGCCCAGCCGGAGCATGGCCACCGGCTACTGGAAGGCCACTGGGTCTGCCGGTTACGTCCACTCGTCTGACAACAAGGTAATCGGCGTGAAGAAGTCAATGGTTTTCTACGTGGGAAAACCTCCCACAGGAAGAAAAACCCAGTGGAAATTGAACGAGTACAGGGCTATTGAACTCTCGCCGACCATTCCCAATCCGACGAGCAGCAATATTTCCATTCCTAAG TTGAGGCGCGAATTCACATTGTGCCGAGTGTACGTGGTGTCTGGGAGCTCTCAAGCATTTGAGCGCCGGCCACCGGAAGTAGTGCCTAGAGAGACAACAATCCAGGGTGGCAACGATGCTACTAGCAACGAAGGCGGTGGATGTGAagatgcatcatcatcatcagcagTAGTAGCCAATGCAGATAGTTCCCATCCATGGGAGATGGCGAGTTTGGAAGGACCAATTTGGGATTGGGAGCAATTGAAATGGCTCTGA